A stretch of the Tannerella serpentiformis genome encodes the following:
- a CDS encoding FtsW/RodA/SpoVE family cell cycle protein: protein MTKETFTRKVFQGDIPIWIIFMLLCSLSLVEVFSATSTLAYNEANIWTPIARHAMHLTIGFFCVLGLTRMPTRYFPMGGSVLMVLAIILLAAVPFVGISVNDASRWIRLFGIQFQPSEVAKLASVVYVAFLLSKIGVRFTEKTAFYWIIGGVGIVCSLILLYNLSTAVLLGLVCLLMMFVGHISLIRIGRMMLVLLLLLVALLGLAKIAPETTHRVLPRLETWSNRLTEHLDDRASDNDLVKDDNPQVITDDNYQVSHAKIAIARGGLFGKMPGRSVQRDFLPLAYSDFIFAIIIEELGLVGGTVVLLLYIMLLIRVGIIARRCNLLFQKYLVIGCGLMIVIQALTNMAVAVNLMPVTGQPLPLISRGGTSTVLTCVYFGLILSVSRFGAGMGDEEAAEEEAVEEAEAEAEAAEAVS, encoded by the coding sequence ATGACCAAGGAGACGTTCACCCGCAAAGTGTTCCAGGGCGACATTCCGATCTGGATCATCTTCATGCTCCTCTGTAGCCTCTCGTTGGTGGAGGTGTTCAGCGCCACCAGCACGCTGGCCTACAACGAGGCGAACATCTGGACGCCCATCGCGCGCCATGCCATGCACCTTACGATTGGCTTCTTCTGTGTTCTGGGCCTGACGCGTATGCCCACGCGTTACTTCCCCATGGGCGGCTCGGTCCTGATGGTCTTGGCCATCATCCTGCTGGCGGCCGTACCCTTCGTCGGTATCAGCGTGAACGATGCCTCGCGCTGGATCCGCCTCTTTGGCATCCAGTTTCAGCCCTCGGAGGTGGCCAAGCTGGCCAGCGTCGTCTACGTGGCCTTCCTGCTCAGTAAAATCGGCGTTCGCTTCACGGAAAAGACGGCCTTTTATTGGATCATCGGCGGCGTGGGCATCGTCTGCTCCCTGATCCTGCTTTACAACCTCTCCACAGCGGTGCTCCTCGGGCTGGTCTGCCTGTTGATGATGTTCGTGGGACACATTTCCCTGATCCGCATCGGGCGCATGATGCTCGTGCTGTTGCTCCTGCTCGTGGCCCTATTAGGCTTAGCCAAGATCGCCCCGGAGACGACGCACCGCGTGCTGCCACGCCTCGAGACGTGGAGCAACCGTCTGACGGAGCATCTCGACGATCGCGCCTCGGACAACGACCTCGTCAAAGACGATAATCCGCAAGTCATCACCGACGACAACTATCAGGTCTCGCACGCCAAGATCGCTATCGCCCGCGGCGGCCTCTTTGGCAAGATGCCCGGGCGCAGCGTGCAGCGTGACTTCCTGCCGCTGGCTTATTCGGACTTCATCTTCGCCATCATTATCGAAGAGTTGGGTTTGGTCGGGGGGACAGTCGTCTTGTTGCTTTACATCATGCTACTCATCCGTGTGGGCATCATCGCGCGGCGTTGCAACCTGCTATTCCAGAAGTACCTCGTCATCGGTTGCGGCCTGATGATCGTCATCCAAGCACTGACGAACATGGCTGTGGCCGTCAATCTGATGCCCGTCACCGGTCAGCCCCTGCCGCTGATCAGTCGCGGCGGCACATCGACCGTCCTCACCTGCGTCTACTTCGGACTCATCCTCAGCGTAAGTCGCTTCGGCGCCGGCATGGGCGATGAAGAGGCCGCCGAGGAAGAAGCTGTCGAGGAAGCGGAGGCCGAGGCCGAAGCAGCCGAGGCTGTGTCGTAA
- the murG gene encoding undecaprenyldiphospho-muramoylpentapeptide beta-N-acetylglucosaminyltransferase: MSHYKIIISGGGTGGHIFPAIAIANAFRRRYPDAEVLFVGAEGRMEMERVPAAGYRIIGLPVSGLDRRRPWRNIGVMRRLWVSLRRARTIVSDFQPDVAVGVGGYASGPLLRAAEAAGVPTLIQEQNSYAGITNKWLAKRAARICVAYPGMERFFPAEKIVLTGNPVRKDLEEAINCHDEALKHFGLDPACKTLLVLGGSLGARTINEAVEVALPTLADLGVQLIWQTGRSYYDAIRSRVADLEPEPKRWVGPFITRMDYAYAAADLVVSRAGASSISELCLLGKPAILVPSPNVAEDHQTKNARSVADRGGAVMIADGEVRKLLPDTLRRLFGDREQLKALALHSSQLAERDSDERIVDELVTLIENNKRLGATKAPQTEKKR, encoded by the coding sequence ATGAGTCACTATAAAATCATCATCAGCGGTGGCGGAACAGGCGGCCACATCTTCCCCGCCATAGCCATCGCCAATGCATTTCGGCGTCGTTACCCCGACGCCGAAGTTTTATTTGTCGGCGCCGAAGGGCGTATGGAGATGGAGCGCGTCCCCGCCGCCGGCTATCGGATCATCGGGCTACCGGTCAGTGGCCTTGACCGTCGGCGCCCATGGCGTAACATCGGCGTGATGCGTCGGCTGTGGGTCAGCCTCCGTCGTGCCCGTACGATCGTCAGCGATTTTCAGCCTGACGTGGCCGTCGGTGTGGGTGGCTACGCCAGTGGTCCCCTGCTTCGCGCGGCCGAAGCGGCCGGTGTGCCAACACTCATTCAGGAGCAGAACTCCTACGCCGGCATCACCAATAAATGGTTAGCCAAACGCGCCGCGCGTATCTGTGTGGCCTATCCCGGCATGGAGCGCTTCTTCCCCGCAGAGAAGATTGTCTTGACGGGCAATCCGGTGCGAAAAGACTTGGAGGAAGCTATCAATTGTCACGACGAGGCACTGAAACACTTCGGTCTCGACCCGGCGTGCAAGACGCTGCTCGTACTCGGCGGTAGCCTCGGCGCACGCACCATCAACGAGGCCGTAGAGGTCGCCCTCCCCACGTTGGCTGACCTCGGCGTCCAGCTGATCTGGCAGACAGGCCGCAGCTATTACGATGCCATTCGCAGCCGTGTTGCCGACCTCGAGCCGGAGCCCAAACGCTGGGTTGGGCCGTTCATCACACGGATGGATTACGCCTATGCCGCGGCTGACCTCGTCGTGTCGCGTGCCGGAGCCAGCTCTATCTCCGAGCTGTGTCTGTTAGGTAAGCCTGCGATCCTTGTGCCGTCGCCTAACGTGGCGGAAGATCATCAGACGAAGAACGCCCGATCTGTGGCCGATCGGGGCGGAGCTGTGATGATCGCTGACGGCGAAGTGCGGAAGTTGCTTCCCGACACCCTCCGCCGCCTCTTTGGCGACCGCGAGCAATTGAAGGCGCTTGCCCTCCACAGCAGTCAATTGGCCGAACGGGATAGCGATGAGCGAATCGTGGACGAGCTGGTGACTTTAATCGAAAACAATAAGCGCCTCGGAGCAACCAAGGCGCCTCAAACAGAAAAGAAAAGATGA
- the murC gene encoding UDP-N-acetylmuramate--L-alanine ligase, producing MEIAHIRSAYFIGAGGIGMSALIRWFMARRVRVAGYDRTPSPLTGHLIDEGAAIHFEDDVHLIPDGFSDPQTTLVVYTPAVPSDHTELNHFRRSGFEVMKRAEVLGLITSASRAICVAGTHGKTTVSSMTAHLLKQSHVDCNAFLGGILKGYASNLMLSDHSDLTVVEADEYDRSFHRLHPTTAIITSADPDHLDIYGTPAAYREAFEVFTSLIRPGGTLIIKKGAPITPRLQPDVRCYTYSATDTSADFHAENVRIGGGEAVFDCVLSDGTCIADIHLGVPVRINVENGVAAIAAVWLHGVRPDEIRSAMATFSGAERRFDIRLRNDRVVLIDDYAHHPEELTRSILSVKELYAGRRITGIFQPHLYSRTRDFADEFARSLSLLDELILVDIYPAREEPIPGVTSEMILEHVTIADKRCCTKAELPDIIAAGTFDVVLILGAGDIDRLVEPIRQILAQR from the coding sequence ATCGAGATAGCACACATTCGTTCCGCCTACTTTATCGGTGCCGGTGGCATAGGCATGAGCGCCCTGATTCGTTGGTTCATGGCGCGTCGCGTCCGCGTGGCGGGCTACGACCGTACCCCCTCACCCCTCACCGGCCACCTGATTGATGAAGGCGCCGCCATCCATTTCGAAGACGATGTCCACCTCATCCCCGACGGTTTCTCAGATCCGCAAACGACGCTTGTAGTCTACACGCCCGCCGTCCCCTCTGACCACACGGAGCTGAACCATTTCCGTCGTTCGGGTTTCGAGGTGATGAAACGTGCCGAGGTGCTCGGACTGATCACGTCGGCTAGCCGCGCCATCTGTGTAGCTGGTACGCACGGTAAGACGACTGTCTCCTCCATGACGGCACACCTGCTCAAGCAGTCGCATGTGGATTGTAATGCCTTCCTCGGCGGGATCTTGAAGGGCTATGCCAGCAACTTGATGCTCTCCGATCACAGCGACCTGACCGTCGTGGAGGCCGACGAGTACGACCGTTCCTTCCATCGCCTCCACCCCACCACGGCCATCATCACCTCTGCTGACCCCGATCACCTCGACATCTACGGCACTCCCGCCGCCTATCGCGAGGCCTTCGAGGTCTTTACTTCACTCATTCGGCCTGGCGGCACATTGATCATCAAGAAGGGCGCCCCCATCACCCCACGCCTCCAGCCCGATGTCCGTTGCTATACCTACTCCGCCACCGATACCTCAGCCGACTTTCACGCCGAGAACGTCCGCATCGGCGGGGGGGAAGCTGTCTTTGATTGCGTTCTCTCGGACGGTACATGCATCGCTGACATCCACCTTGGCGTTCCTGTCCGCATCAACGTCGAGAATGGTGTCGCAGCCATTGCTGCTGTCTGGCTCCACGGTGTCCGCCCCGACGAGATCCGATCGGCCATGGCCACCTTCTCCGGTGCTGAGCGTCGCTTTGATATCCGCCTCCGTAACGATCGCGTCGTCCTCATCGACGATTACGCCCATCACCCAGAGGAGCTCACCCGCAGCATCCTCTCCGTGAAAGAGCTTTACGCTGGCCGTCGCATCACGGGCATCTTCCAGCCCCACCTCTACTCCCGCACCCGCGACTTTGCCGACGAGTTTGCCCGTAGCCTCTCCTTACTCGACGAACTGATTCTGGTCGACATCTATCCGGCTCGTGAGGAACCCATCCCCGGTGTCACCTCAGAGATGATCCTTGAGCACGTCACCATCGCCGACAAGCGTTGCTGCACGAAAGCTGAACTGCCCGACATTATCGCTGCGGGTACATTCGATGTCGTCCTCATCCTTGGCGCCGGTGACATTGATCGTCTTGTCGAGCCCATCCGCCAAATCCTCGCCCAACGATGA
- a CDS encoding cell division protein FtsQ/DivIB, producing the protein MKKLLPVIVAVVFVCYIVFSILLVNEKGMDAVCRGVTVEIKDSADRNFITHRDVIRLLRSSDLYPVDTPLRAINTARIERRILESGPVERTKVYKTPSGMVHIEITQKTPILRVFADGGSYYVDEQGHAMAVSSRYAAYLPVACGKIEKTFATTDLYKFAVFLHKHDFWNNQIEQIFVYPNKEIELIPRVGDFRIFLGSLDGFEEKMDHLQLFYEQAIPKVGWDKYEMINLKYKNQIVCTKK; encoded by the coding sequence ATGAAAAAGCTGCTGCCTGTCATTGTCGCCGTCGTCTTCGTCTGCTACATCGTCTTCTCGATTCTTCTGGTGAACGAGAAGGGGATGGACGCCGTTTGCCGTGGCGTGACGGTGGAAATCAAGGACAGTGCCGACCGCAACTTCATCACCCATCGTGACGTCATCCGTCTGCTCCGCAGCTCCGATCTCTACCCCGTCGATACCCCTCTCCGTGCCATCAACACGGCACGCATCGAGCGTCGCATCTTAGAAAGTGGCCCCGTCGAGCGGACGAAAGTCTACAAGACGCCCTCGGGAATGGTTCACATCGAGATCACGCAGAAAACGCCCATCCTTCGAGTCTTTGCCGATGGCGGGAGTTATTACGTCGATGAACAGGGGCATGCCATGGCGGTCAGCTCTCGCTATGCGGCCTATTTGCCCGTAGCTTGCGGGAAAATCGAAAAAACCTTTGCCACAACAGACTTGTACAAGTTTGCCGTATTTTTGCACAAGCATGACTTCTGGAACAACCAAATCGAACAGATTTTTGTTTACCCCAATAAGGAGATAGAACTGATTCCACGGGTGGGCGACTTTCGGATATTCTTGGGCAGTTTAGATGGCTTTGAAGAGAAGATGGATCATCTGCAACTGTTCTACGAGCAAGCTATACCTAAGGTAGGATGGGATAAATACGAGATGATCAATTTGAAATACAAGAACCAGATTGTATGTACTAAAAAATGA
- the ftsA gene encoding cell division protein FtsA yields MVTDYIVAIYLGTSHLVGMVGKKNSRGALSIVAEEVKESSGCIRRGRIHNVAETAARIKRLVLELQNKLPNLRIEKVYIGIGGQSLRSIDHSEVRTIRADAFVSEEDIQLLNEQCKSYRPEMSDVLAIAPPVYYLDDKRTSNPVGVSCRRIEARYKLVVGQPIIRKSIINSIEQQAGITVSGIIVSPLALAEAILTRNEKELGCAVIDFGAGVTSIVVYKNGYLAYLGVIPLGSDLITRDLTSLRLVESEAERLKITYGNAKPNENQEGSISLDTVDGIGTRKINLSEIDMVVEARAKEIVQNVYARIEENKLTNALGAGIVLVGGGASLKNLQELIRDTFKLQEVRYSAIRKGLVDDASDKVSDPRYMSALSLLLQGTESCVGPIRRKQEEPAPAPPVQPVEPVKEPEPEPERIEPERDREEEQRQNRRTQKRGGIFGSFGRIARGLFDEE; encoded by the coding sequence ATGGTGACGGACTATATAGTAGCGATCTATTTGGGCACTTCTCATTTGGTGGGGATGGTCGGGAAAAAGAACAGTCGGGGCGCGCTCTCCATCGTAGCCGAAGAGGTGAAGGAGTCGAGCGGCTGCATCCGGCGTGGACGCATCCACAACGTGGCTGAGACGGCCGCACGCATCAAACGACTCGTGCTGGAACTGCAGAACAAACTTCCTAACCTCCGTATCGAAAAGGTCTATATCGGTATCGGAGGCCAATCGCTACGATCCATTGATCACTCCGAGGTGCGAACTATCCGCGCTGACGCTTTCGTGTCAGAAGAAGACATCCAACTGCTCAACGAACAGTGCAAAAGCTACCGCCCCGAAATGTCAGACGTCCTGGCTATCGCACCGCCCGTCTATTATCTCGATGACAAACGCACCTCGAATCCTGTTGGGGTCTCTTGCCGTCGCATCGAGGCGCGCTACAAGCTGGTGGTCGGACAGCCGATCATTCGCAAATCCATCATCAATAGCATCGAGCAGCAGGCTGGTATTACCGTGTCCGGAATCATCGTGTCGCCCCTGGCACTGGCCGAAGCCATCCTGACTCGCAACGAAAAGGAGTTAGGCTGCGCTGTGATCGACTTTGGCGCAGGCGTCACCTCCATCGTCGTCTACAAGAACGGTTATCTGGCCTACCTCGGCGTCATTCCTCTTGGCAGCGACCTGATCACGCGCGACCTGACGAGTCTCCGTCTCGTCGAATCCGAAGCCGAACGGCTGAAGATCACCTACGGTAACGCCAAGCCCAACGAGAATCAAGAAGGCAGCATTTCACTCGATACCGTCGACGGCATCGGTACGCGCAAGATCAATCTGAGCGAGATCGATATGGTCGTTGAGGCGCGTGCGAAGGAGATCGTCCAGAACGTCTACGCCCGCATCGAGGAGAATAAGCTCACGAACGCCCTCGGCGCAGGTATTGTCCTGGTCGGAGGCGGCGCATCGCTGAAGAACCTGCAAGAGCTCATCCGCGATACGTTCAAACTGCAAGAGGTGCGCTATTCTGCCATCCGCAAAGGACTCGTGGACGACGCCAGCGACAAGGTCAGTGACCCGCGCTACATGTCGGCCCTCAGCCTGCTGTTGCAAGGCACTGAGAGCTGTGTCGGTCCGATTCGTCGGAAGCAGGAAGAACCAGCGCCAGCACCTCCCGTTCAGCCCGTCGAGCCTGTTAAGGAACCCGAGCCGGAACCCGAACGCATCGAGCCGGAACGTGACCGAGAAGAAGAGCAACGTCAGAACCGACGCACGCAGAAACGCGGCGGAATCTTCGGTAGTTTCGGGCGCATCGCCCGCGGGCTCTTCGACGAAGAATAA
- the ftsZ gene encoding cell division protein FtsZ, translating to MSNDTTPLQFNFPRDTRKIIKVVGVGGGGGNAVTHMFKEGIHDVSFVLCNTDSQALSRSDVPVKIALGRTVTEGLGAGNNPARAERAAEESEDDIRTMLDDGTKMVFITAGMGGGTGTGAAPEIARVAKEMGLLTVGIVTIPFLFEGPPKIIQALKGVEAISKNVDALLVVNNERLNEIYPDLTMLNAFKKADDTLTVAAKSIAEIITLDGVINLDFADVETTLKDGGVALISNGYGQGEGRLQQAIQDALRSPLLNNNDISNAKKILFNISFSSNTIGEEGNELRMDEVNYMTEFMKQFGDDIEVIWGTAIDESLKGKVKFTVLATGFDLNDIPEIRSKRDEQHLLKSEDEIIKEEEILRQKERERELMAKYYGRKTEDRRPARRPTYNLAILTVGELDDDAIITLLEENPAYNRDARLLARARSRSGGTLNTSTTRTDIPPVGKPSGRPRISFRMG from the coding sequence ATGAGTAACGATACAACCCCCCTGCAATTCAACTTCCCAAGAGACACGCGAAAGATCATCAAGGTGGTCGGCGTGGGCGGAGGCGGTGGCAACGCCGTCACGCATATGTTCAAGGAAGGCATACACGACGTCTCCTTCGTACTCTGTAACACCGACAGCCAGGCGCTGTCACGCTCTGACGTGCCCGTCAAGATCGCCCTCGGACGTACCGTCACCGAGGGACTCGGCGCAGGCAACAATCCTGCACGCGCCGAACGTGCCGCAGAGGAGAGCGAGGACGATATCCGCACCATGCTCGACGACGGCACGAAGATGGTCTTCATCACCGCCGGTATGGGCGGTGGCACCGGTACGGGCGCTGCCCCCGAGATCGCTCGTGTGGCCAAAGAGATGGGCCTCCTGACCGTTGGCATCGTCACCATTCCCTTCCTCTTCGAGGGGCCGCCCAAGATCATTCAAGCGCTCAAGGGCGTCGAGGCCATCAGCAAAAACGTCGATGCGCTGCTCGTGGTTAATAACGAACGCCTGAATGAGATCTACCCTGATCTCACCATGCTCAACGCCTTCAAAAAGGCTGACGATACGCTCACGGTGGCCGCCAAAAGCATCGCTGAGATCATCACCCTCGACGGCGTCATCAACCTCGACTTTGCCGATGTCGAGACCACCCTCAAGGACGGTGGCGTGGCCCTCATCAGTAACGGCTACGGACAGGGTGAAGGCCGCCTCCAGCAGGCCATTCAGGATGCCCTCCGCTCACCCTTGCTCAACAATAACGACATCTCCAACGCCAAGAAGATCCTCTTCAACATCTCCTTCAGTAGCAATACGATCGGCGAGGAGGGCAACGAGCTCCGCATGGACGAGGTGAACTATATGACGGAGTTCATGAAGCAATTCGGCGACGATATCGAGGTGATTTGGGGTACCGCCATTGATGAATCGCTCAAGGGCAAGGTCAAATTCACCGTCTTGGCCACCGGCTTCGACCTCAACGACATCCCCGAGATCCGCAGTAAGCGTGACGAGCAACACCTGCTCAAAAGCGAAGACGAGATCATCAAGGAAGAGGAGATCCTCCGCCAGAAGGAGCGCGAGCGCGAGCTCATGGCCAAATACTACGGTCGGAAGACGGAAGACCGACGGCCTGCACGTCGCCCGACTTACAACCTGGCCATCCTCACCGTAGGCGAGTTGGACGACGACGCCATCATCACCCTCCTCGAGGAAAATCCCGCCTACAACCGTGACGCCCGTCTCTTGGCCCGCGCCCGAAGCCGAAGCGGTGGCACATTAAACACCTCCACCACCCGCACCGACATCCCCCCCGTAGGCAAGCCCAGTGGCCGCCCGCGCATCAGCTTTCGCATGGGATGA
- a CDS encoding GatB/YqeY domain-containing protein has protein sequence MDLFDQISGDIKAAMLAKDKVKLEALRNAKKCFLEAKTAPGANDTLTDEAALSILQKLVKQGRESARIYTEQSRPDLAEAELAQVAALEGYLPQQLSPEALETEVRALIEKAGATSLKDMGHVMKAATAALAGRAEGGAISAAVKKILSQ, from the coding sequence ATGGATTTATTCGATCAAATCAGCGGCGACATCAAAGCCGCTATGTTGGCCAAAGACAAGGTCAAACTCGAGGCGCTCCGTAACGCCAAGAAATGCTTCCTCGAAGCCAAAACCGCCCCCGGTGCGAACGACACCCTCACCGACGAGGCCGCCCTCAGCATCCTCCAAAAGCTCGTCAAGCAAGGCCGCGAGTCCGCCCGCATCTATACCGAGCAGAGCCGTCCAGATCTCGCCGAAGCCGAGCTGGCACAAGTCGCGGCCCTCGAGGGCTACCTGCCGCAGCAACTCTCGCCCGAAGCCCTCGAGACCGAGGTTCGCGCTCTGATTGAGAAGGCAGGTGCCACCAGCCTCAAAGACATGGGACACGTCATGAAAGCCGCCACCGCCGCACTGGCCGGACGAGCCGAAGGCGGAGCCATCTCCGCCGCCGTCAAGAAAATCCTCTCCCAATAA
- a CDS encoding 3'-5' exonuclease, which yields MDDFAAIDFETANPYRSSVCSVGVVVVRAGRVTDSLYRLIRPEPNYYMSWNTRVHGLTAADTDSAPTFPEVWQEVVPLIGGLPLVAHNSPFDESCLRAAFKRYELEYPDYRFYCTCRAARRVFKQLPNHRLETVAAACGFDLTQHHHALADAEACAEIAIRIL from the coding sequence ATGGATGATTTTGCGGCAATAGATTTTGAGACAGCCAACCCGTACCGGAGTAGCGTGTGCAGCGTGGGGGTGGTAGTGGTTCGTGCGGGGCGGGTGACGGATTCGCTCTATCGACTGATCCGCCCGGAGCCGAATTATTATATGTCATGGAATACGCGCGTGCATGGGCTCACGGCGGCGGACACGGACAGCGCGCCGACGTTTCCGGAGGTGTGGCAGGAGGTGGTGCCGCTGATCGGGGGACTGCCATTGGTGGCGCACAACAGTCCGTTCGACGAGAGTTGCCTCCGGGCGGCCTTCAAGCGGTACGAGTTGGAGTATCCGGACTATCGGTTTTACTGCACTTGTCGGGCGGCACGACGGGTGTTCAAACAGCTGCCGAACCATCGTCTGGAGACGGTGGCTGCGGCCTGTGGCTTCGACCTCACTCAGCATCATCATGCCTTGGCCGACGCGGAGGCTTGCGCAGAGATCGCGATCCGGATCTTGTAG
- a CDS encoding porin family protein — MKKYLLLLLAGLWTCAAQAKIIPGVRLGLSYNQLTQIVDEEVTYGGRIGFEAAGLLDIPLSQRFSIVPELAVANEGGAYNYLYLFDDMMITGRHSSSYLSLRLPVNMVYKIRFADWQMGIMAGPFASVSTREREHHEWISREFRRFDVGAGAGLYVEYHSVFFSVYGRTGFIDKLRQKQPFESQVYQNSVALSFGYRFY, encoded by the coding sequence ATGAAAAAGTATCTCCTCCTTCTCCTGGCCGGGCTCTGGACCTGCGCCGCACAAGCTAAGATCATCCCTGGGGTGCGCCTGGGGCTGTCATACAACCAGCTCACGCAGATCGTCGACGAGGAAGTGACCTACGGCGGACGCATCGGATTTGAGGCCGCGGGACTGCTTGACATCCCACTGTCACAGCGCTTTTCGATCGTCCCGGAGCTGGCCGTCGCCAATGAGGGCGGCGCGTACAACTATCTCTATCTCTTTGACGATATGATGATCACCGGACGCCACAGCAGCAGCTATCTCTCGCTCCGCCTGCCGGTCAATATGGTCTACAAGATTCGCTTTGCCGACTGGCAGATGGGCATCATGGCTGGGCCTTTCGCCTCTGTCTCTACACGCGAACGTGAGCACCACGAGTGGATCAGCCGCGAGTTCCGTCGCTTCGATGTGGGGGCTGGCGCGGGGCTTTATGTGGAGTATCACAGCGTCTTTTTCTCTGTCTACGGCCGCACGGGCTTCATCGATAAGTTGCGCCAGAAGCAGCCTTTTGAATCGCAGGTCTACCAAAACAGCGTGGCGCTGTCGTTTGGGTATAGATTTTATTGA